The bacterium genome has a window encoding:
- the yqeB gene encoding selenium-dependent molybdenum cofactor biosynthesis protein YqeB: MSANHRSRSVAGSLIIVKGGGDLATGIIHRLWRSGFPVIVTEVEGPTMVRRTVSFAECLYAGRHEVEGVFSERAGGRTPAEKLAAAHALLEAGIIPVVVDPGAGIVALARPAGLVDAIVAKKNTGTRLDQADAVVGIGPGFTAGVDVHAVIETARGHDIGRVITEGSAEPNTGVPGPIEGFTTERLLRAPAAGRFRPRVQIGAEVAAGDVVAEVNGHEVRAAIKGVVRGMLREGLKVTEGFKVGDVDPRAKPRHCHTISDKSRAVGGGALEAIMMFLFGVRSAAESVN; encoded by the coding sequence ATGTCTGCCAACCACCGCTCCCGTTCCGTCGCCGGCTCCCTCATCATCGTGAAGGGGGGCGGCGATCTGGCGACGGGCATCATTCACCGCCTCTGGCGGAGCGGCTTTCCCGTCATCGTGACCGAGGTGGAGGGCCCCACCATGGTCCGGCGGACGGTTTCCTTCGCCGAGTGCCTCTACGCGGGGCGCCATGAGGTCGAGGGGGTATTCTCCGAGCGGGCCGGGGGCAGAACGCCGGCGGAAAAACTCGCGGCGGCGCACGCGCTCCTCGAGGCGGGCATAATCCCCGTGGTGGTGGACCCGGGGGCCGGGATTGTCGCCCTGGCGCGGCCCGCGGGCCTGGTGGACGCCATCGTGGCCAAGAAGAATACCGGCACACGGCTTGATCAGGCCGATGCGGTGGTGGGGATCGGCCCCGGCTTCACGGCGGGGGTGGATGTGCACGCCGTCATCGAGACGGCCCGGGGCCACGACATCGGCCGGGTGATCACCGAGGGGTCGGCCGAGCCGAACACGGGCGTCCCCGGCCCGATCGAGGGCTTCACGACGGAGCGCCTTCTCCGCGCGCCGGCGGCGGGCCGCTTCCGGCCCCGCGTGCAGATCGGCGCCGAGGTCGCGGCGGGCGATGTGGTGGCCGAGGTGAACGGCCATGAAGTCCGGGCCGCGATCAAGGGCGTGGTGCGGGGAATGCTCCGCGAGGGACTGAAAGTTACGGAGGGCTTCAAGGTGGGCGATGTGGACCCGCGCGCCAAGCCCCGCCATTGCCATACCATCTCCGACAAGTCGCGCGCCGTGGGCGGCGGGGCGCTCGAAGCCATCATGATGTTCCTGTTCGGAGTCCGTTCCGCCGCAGAGAGCGTAAATTGA
- a CDS encoding RidA family protein: MPKEQIVSEKVKPVAAYSTGFKCSGGSLIMLAGMVAADVDGKTVGKGDMGAQTQKVFENIRDTLEAAGASLKDIIRLTVYITDRALFPDHMKVRMGFVSEPYPASTLLIISGLANPDWLVEIDAVAFVADE; this comes from the coding sequence ATGCCCAAAGAACAGATTGTCTCCGAGAAGGTCAAGCCCGTCGCGGCCTACTCCACCGGCTTCAAGTGCTCGGGCGGAAGTCTCATCATGCTGGCCGGGATGGTGGCCGCGGACGTGGACGGAAAGACTGTCGGCAAGGGCGACATGGGCGCCCAGACCCAGAAGGTGTTCGAGAACATCCGGGACACCCTCGAGGCGGCGGGCGCCTCGCTGAAGGACATCATCCGCCTGACGGTCTACATCACCGATCGCGCCCTCTTTCCCGATCACATGAAGGTGCGGATGGGTTTCGTGAGCGAGCCCTATCCGGCCAGCACGCTGCTGATCATCTCGGGTCTCGCGAACCCCGACTGGCTCGTCGAGATCGACGCCGTCGCCTTCGTGGCTGACGAATAA
- a CDS encoding MoxR family ATPase yields MNTEVKTESVENGVYQIGGSQIPVNENGSNPFVPGPQYYLSAGGALERIAWAVSENLPVLLIGETGVGKTLSVRHLAHMTHNGFRRVNLNGMTTVDEFVGKLMINEKGTYWVNGILIEAMEAGDWLLIDEINACLPEIAFCLHSLLDDDRMIVLSEYDGRIVRPHPNFRLFASMNPHEDRRYGGTKPLNEALLDRFPVTIRMDYLPFGAETEVVIHQSGNADRALIERMVRVAHDVREAMHNEKVFCTFSTRRLIDWARMAVRFEPMDAAASTVFSKVSPFDAKVIEDVIDNHF; encoded by the coding sequence TTGAACACAGAAGTCAAAACCGAGAGCGTGGAAAACGGCGTCTACCAGATCGGGGGGAGCCAGATCCCCGTGAACGAGAACGGGAGCAATCCCTTCGTGCCGGGGCCGCAGTACTACCTTTCCGCGGGCGGGGCGCTCGAGCGGATCGCCTGGGCGGTGAGCGAAAATCTCCCCGTCCTGCTCATCGGCGAAACCGGCGTCGGCAAGACCCTCTCCGTCCGGCACCTGGCCCACATGACGCACAACGGCTTCCGCCGGGTGAACCTCAACGGCATGACGACGGTGGATGAGTTCGTCGGCAAGCTCATGATCAACGAAAAGGGCACGTATTGGGTGAACGGCATCCTGATCGAGGCGATGGAGGCGGGCGATTGGCTCCTGATCGACGAGATCAACGCCTGCCTCCCCGAGATCGCCTTCTGCCTGCACAGCCTGCTCGATGACGACCGGATGATCGTCCTCTCGGAGTACGACGGGCGCATCGTGCGGCCGCATCCGAACTTCCGCCTGTTCGCCAGCATGAATCCGCACGAGGATCGCCGCTACGGCGGCACGAAGCCGCTCAACGAGGCGCTCCTCGATCGTTTTCCGGTCACGATCCGGATGGACTACCTTCCCTTCGGTGCCGAAACCGAGGTGGTCATACACCAGAGCGGAAACGCCGACCGCGCGCTCATCGAACGCATGGTGCGGGTCGCGCACGATGTTCGCGAGGCGATGCACAACGAGAAGGTGTTCTGCACCTTCAGCACGCGGCGCCTCATCGACTGGGCGCGGATGGCCGTGCGCTTCGAGCCAATGGACGCCGCCGCCTCGACCGTATTCAGCAAGGTCAGCCCATTCGACGCCAAGGTGATCGAGGACGTCATCGACAACCACTTCTGA